In the genome of Maridesulfovibrio zosterae DSM 11974, the window TGCTGCTACACGCGAAGCAGTAATCATGGTTGAAGGCAGCTCACAGTTCCTCGCTGAAAGCACAATTGCTGAAGCTCTGGAATGGGGTCATGAACAGCTCGGACCTATGTTTGATCTTCAGGACAAACTTAGAAACAAAGTAGGACGTCCTAAAATCGAAGTAGTTGAGCCTGTTAAAGACGAAGAAGTTATTACTCTCGTTTCTGAGACTTTTTCTGCTGACCTCGACAAAGCTCTCACCATCCCCGAAAAAATGACTCGTAAGACAGCAAAGTCTGAAGTAAAAGCCAACGCTGTAAAATTTATCGAAGAAAAATTCCCTGAAGAGCCTCAGAGAGCTAAAGCTGTTGGTGATGCCATGGCAGCTCTTGAAAAGAAAATTGTACGTAACCGCATTGTTGAAAAAGGCATACGCATCGATGGTCGTGACCTAACCACCGTCCGTAATCTCTCCATGGAAGTAGGCAGCCTGCCTATGACTCACGGATCTGCTTTATTCCGTAGAGGTGAAACTTCTGCGCTTGCTGTTTGTACCCTCGGCTCAACCCGTGATGAGCAACGCTTCGAAACACTTACTGGTGAAAGCACTAAACGTTTCATGCTTCACTATAACTTTCCTCCATATTGCGTTGGTGAAGCAAGATTCCTGAGAGCTCCTTCACGCCGCGAAATTGGACACGGAACTCTTGCAGAGAGAGCTTTACGCCCTGTTCTGCCTTCATCTGAAAAATTCCCATTTACTATGCGTGTTGTTTCTGAGGTAATGGACTCTAACGGTTCTTCCTCCATGGCTTCTGTATGCGGAACCACCCTATCTCTTATGGACGCTGGTGTACCCATAAGTGCTCCGGTTGCTGGTATCGCTATGGGACTTTGTCAGGAAGGCGATGAGTACTACGTTCTCACCGACATTCTCGGTGATGAAGATGCTCTCGGCGATATGGACTTTAAAGTTGCCGGAACTGAAGACGGTGTTACTGCAATTCAAATGGATATCAAAATCAGTGGTATTCCGGCTGAAGTATTGCGTAATGCTCTCGCTCAGGCCAAAGGCGCACGTCAGATTATTCTTGATGACATGAAGAAAGTCATTTCCGAGCCTAGAAAAGAACTTTCTGTAAACGCTCCACAGATGGAAGTTTTAACCATTAATCCCGAAAAGATCAGAGATCTCATCGGACCCGGTGGTAAAAACATTAAAGCAATTACTGCTGAAACTTCAGCTGATATCGATATTGAAGATTCCGGCAAAGTTTCTATCTTCGCTCCGACTCTTGAATCTCTCAAGAAAACAGTTGAAATGGTCAAATACTACGACCAGACTGCTGAGCTTGGAACCAACTATGTAGGTACCGTTAAGAAAATTCTTGAAATCGGTGCAATCGTAGAAATTCTGCCTGGCCTCGAAGGTCTTCTGCACATTTCTCAGATCGATGTTGAGCGCATTGAAAACGTTACTGACGTTGTGCAGCTCGGTCAGGAAATCACTGTTAAGGTCGTCGAAGTACAGCCTAACGGTCGTATCCGTCTTTCCCGTAAGGCTTGGCTCATGGAGCAGGCTGGTCAGGAAGTTGATCTTGAAAAATTCAAGATGGGTGGTGGACGTCCAAGCGGGCCCAGAGGCGGACGTGACGGTGGTCGTCGCGATGATAGACGTCGCAGATAAAAATTGTTATTTACAAAATAAACTAAAAGCCGCCGAGTTTAACTCGGCGGCTTTTTTATCGTCAAAATTATCAATCTTTAGCCACACTAACTACAATCATAATACGTTAAGAAAGAAAGTGATACATACATTCTTTTTAAGAGCGCTCGTCAAAAACTCGTTTGGTTTTAGCGAAACTTCGAGGAAGAAGCCCCGGCTTAAGTATTTCAACATTGGCCCGTACAAGAATAAATTTACGGATTTCATTACAAATAGCCTTCGCAAGATTAGCATCATTATCAGCTGAAACGCCAGACTTACGCTCAACTCTAACGGTCATATGATCAAGTCCTTCACGGCGTTCCAAATATATCTGGTACTCAGAGCTAGCTTCGGAAAATGCCTCAAGGACGGATGCAATCTGCCCGGGATAAATGTTGACCCCTCTGAAAATAAACATATCATCGCTACGGCCTGAAATCGTGTCATGGCGCGGCATAGAACATCCACAAGAACATTTACCGGAAATTATACGGGTAAGGTCACGAGTACGGTAGCGGATAAGCGGCGAAGCTTCCTTATTAAGAGTCGTTACAACCAGTTCACCAACTTCTCCATCAGGTACAGGCTTAAGCGTAACAGGATCAATAATTTCAACGATATATTCATCCCCCCAATAATGTATCCCTTCCTTAGCCTCGCACTCTATTCCAGCCCCGGGTCCATATAATTCAGTCATACCCGAAATATCGTGACTGGACTCTAAACCGAGAGAATCTTCAAACTGTTTTCGCATTTTGGGAGTATGCGATTCTCCACCGAAAATACATCGCTTTAATTTAAGCTTATCACTGAGTCCGGCTTTCTGTGCTTCTTCGCCAAGCAGGAGAGCCATTGAAGCAGTTGAGCATAAGCATGTTGCT includes:
- the pnp gene encoding polyribonucleotide nucleotidyltransferase, which gives rise to MLVPFEKTEVLGQVGNLDIKLETGRMANQTNGSVWIQSGGTVVHVTAVSMPTSEPRDFFPLTCNYLEKTYAAGRIPGGYFRREVGRPSDRETLVSRLMDRPIRPMFPKSFCDEVQVIATVLSADADTNPDVLAMTGASAALHISNMPFNGPVAAARVGMVNNEFVLYPTYKGIAEQSELNLVFAATREAVIMVEGSSQFLAESTIAEALEWGHEQLGPMFDLQDKLRNKVGRPKIEVVEPVKDEEVITLVSETFSADLDKALTIPEKMTRKTAKSEVKANAVKFIEEKFPEEPQRAKAVGDAMAALEKKIVRNRIVEKGIRIDGRDLTTVRNLSMEVGSLPMTHGSALFRRGETSALAVCTLGSTRDEQRFETLTGESTKRFMLHYNFPPYCVGEARFLRAPSRREIGHGTLAERALRPVLPSSEKFPFTMRVVSEVMDSNGSSSMASVCGTTLSLMDAGVPISAPVAGIAMGLCQEGDEYYVLTDILGDEDALGDMDFKVAGTEDGVTAIQMDIKISGIPAEVLRNALAQAKGARQIILDDMKKVISEPRKELSVNAPQMEVLTINPEKIRDLIGPGGKNIKAITAETSADIDIEDSGKVSIFAPTLESLKKTVEMVKYYDQTAELGTNYVGTVKKILEIGAIVEILPGLEGLLHISQIDVERIENVTDVVQLGQEITVKVVEVQPNGRIRLSRKAWLMEQAGQEVDLEKFKMGGGRPSGPRGGRDGGRRDDRRRR
- a CDS encoding phenylacetate--CoA ligase family protein, which gives rise to MGSKYRFIPELEPDELAAKQLEGLKWTVNHTSSNSPFYAARFKDKGVEWADINSLDDLQKLPFTTAEDLKDGYPLPLLSVPEEDVVRIHGSSGTTGKRKILSYTQRDINTWKNMFARCYELAGLTTRDRVQVCVGYGLWTAGAGFQLGSEHFGAMTLPVGPGMLEIQLQILVDLEATCLCSTASMALLLGEEAQKAGLSDKLKLKRCIFGGESHTPKMRKQFEDSLGLESSHDISGMTELYGPGAGIECEAKEGIHYWGDEYIVEIIDPVTLKPVPDGEVGELVVTTLNKEASPLIRYRTRDLTRIISGKCSCGCSMPRHDTISGRSDDMFIFRGVNIYPGQIASVLEAFSEASSEYQIYLERREGLDHMTVRVERKSGVSADNDANLAKAICNEIRKFILVRANVEILKPGLLPRSFAKTKRVFDERS